One window from the genome of Roseisolibacter agri encodes:
- a CDS encoding acyl-CoA thioesterase, producing the protein MTAPRDTTPRVHRTAVQMRFADTDALGHVNNGSFVLYAETARLEFLGALGGAVQSLILAHLAIDFRRQVTFGQTVVVDTWVERIGQTSVTILHAIRADDAVAAEVRSVVVSFDYAAQRPRPWTDAQRAALDAYRAIGG; encoded by the coding sequence GTGACCGCTCCTCGCGACACGACGCCGCGCGTGCACCGCACCGCGGTGCAGATGCGCTTCGCCGACACCGATGCGCTGGGCCACGTCAACAACGGCAGCTTCGTCCTCTACGCCGAGACGGCGCGCCTGGAGTTCCTGGGCGCGCTGGGGGGCGCGGTGCAGTCGCTGATCCTCGCGCACCTCGCCATCGACTTCCGGCGGCAGGTGACGTTCGGCCAGACGGTGGTCGTGGACACGTGGGTCGAGCGCATCGGCCAGACGAGCGTCACCATCCTGCACGCGATCCGCGCGGACGACGCGGTGGCGGCCGAGGTGCGCTCGGTGGTGGTGTCGTTCGACTACGCGGCGCAGCGCCCGCGCCCCTGGACCGACGCCCAGCGCGCGGCGCTCGACGCCTACCGCGCCATCGGAGGCTGA
- a CDS encoding DUF1579 family protein, whose translation MSTPTAATPLASLAGRWRGTSRLFTPWTTPAEHDSDTTAVVTPIGRGNFVTVAYTWSHEGKPCNGLLFIGHETKREVAHASWVDSWHQHEHPLTCVGEVDASGALSVRGSYPAPEGPPWSWRIAIETPDAATFRILMYNVTPEGEEMPAVESRYARDDA comes from the coding sequence ATGAGCACCCCGACCGCCGCGACGCCGCTCGCCTCCCTCGCCGGCCGCTGGCGCGGCACGAGCCGGCTGTTCACGCCCTGGACGACGCCCGCCGAGCACGACTCCGACACGACGGCGGTGGTGACGCCCATCGGCCGCGGCAACTTCGTGACCGTCGCCTACACGTGGTCGCACGAGGGGAAGCCGTGCAACGGCCTGCTCTTCATCGGCCACGAGACGAAGCGCGAGGTGGCGCACGCGTCGTGGGTCGACTCGTGGCACCAGCACGAGCATCCGCTGACGTGCGTGGGCGAGGTCGACGCATCGGGCGCGCTGAGCGTGCGCGGCAGCTATCCCGCGCCCGAGGGGCCGCCCTGGAGCTGGCGCATCGCGATCGAGACGCCCGACGCCGCGACCTTCCGCATCCTGATGTACAACGTGACGCCCGAGGGCGAGGAGATGCCCGCCGTCGAGAGCCGCTACGCGCGCGACGACGCGTGA
- a CDS encoding O-acetyl-ADP-ribose deacetylase, translating into MSGALRLRASRVDITTLDVDAIVNAANSALIPGGGVDGAIHRAAGPELARAGAAIGGCPTGEARITPGFGLKARHVIHAVGPVWQGGDAGEAELLAGAYRASLVLARDHGCASVAFPAISTGVYGYPLEAATRVAVATVRAFAPEAGGLALVHFACFSDDALAAYRRAGVTD; encoded by the coding sequence ATGAGCGGCGCGCTGCGACTGCGCGCGAGCCGCGTCGACATCACGACGCTCGACGTCGACGCGATCGTCAACGCGGCCAATTCGGCCCTCATCCCCGGCGGCGGCGTGGACGGCGCCATCCACCGCGCGGCCGGTCCCGAGCTCGCGCGCGCGGGTGCGGCGATCGGCGGCTGCCCCACCGGCGAGGCGCGCATCACGCCCGGCTTCGGGCTGAAGGCGCGCCACGTGATCCACGCGGTCGGTCCCGTGTGGCAGGGCGGTGATGCCGGCGAGGCCGAGCTGCTGGCCGGGGCGTACCGGGCGTCGCTCGTGCTCGCGCGCGACCACGGCTGCGCGAGCGTCGCCTTCCCCGCCATCAGCACCGGCGTCTACGGCTACCCGCTGGAGGCGGCGACGCGCGTGGCCGTCGCCACCGTGCGCGCCTTCGCGCCGGAGGCGGGCGGGCTCGCGCTCGTGCACTTCGCCTGCTTCAGCGACGACGCCCTGGCCGCGTACCGCCGCGCGGGCGTCACCGACTGA
- a CDS encoding ROK family protein, with amino-acid sequence MRIGIDLGGTKIEAIALSDAGAITVRRRVPTPRDYAATLDALAGIVADVEREAGARGRVGIGIPGTVVPATGRVKNANSVCLNGQPFRSDLEARLGREVRLMNDANCFAISEAADGAAAGADVVFGVILGTGVGGGIVVHGRCLVGPNLIAGEWGHNPLPWPAPDETPGPPCYCGKHGCIEAFLSGPAFMKDHERHTGQALTSREIERAAADGEPAAVATLARYHDRLARSLATVIDVVDPDVVVLGGGMSNLAGLADAVTARLPTYVFSDTVLTRVVRNRHGDSSGVRGAAWLWPAGANAGANAGAGAA; translated from the coding sequence ATGCGCATCGGCATCGACCTGGGCGGCACCAAGATCGAGGCGATCGCGCTGTCGGACGCGGGCGCGATCACCGTCCGGCGGCGCGTGCCCACACCGCGCGACTACGCCGCCACGCTCGACGCGCTGGCCGGCATCGTCGCCGACGTCGAGCGCGAGGCGGGAGCGCGCGGCCGCGTCGGCATCGGCATCCCGGGCACCGTCGTGCCCGCGACGGGGCGCGTGAAGAACGCGAACTCCGTCTGCCTCAACGGCCAGCCGTTCCGCAGCGACCTCGAGGCGCGGCTCGGCCGCGAGGTGCGGCTGATGAACGACGCCAACTGCTTCGCGATCTCCGAGGCCGCCGACGGCGCCGCCGCGGGCGCGGACGTCGTCTTCGGCGTCATCCTCGGCACCGGCGTGGGCGGCGGGATCGTCGTGCACGGCCGCTGCCTGGTGGGCCCGAACCTCATCGCCGGCGAGTGGGGCCACAACCCGCTGCCGTGGCCCGCGCCCGACGAGACGCCCGGCCCGCCCTGCTACTGCGGCAAGCACGGGTGCATCGAGGCGTTCCTGTCGGGGCCCGCGTTCATGAAGGACCACGAGCGGCACACGGGCCAGGCGCTCACCAGCCGCGAGATCGAGCGCGCCGCCGCCGACGGCGAGCCTGCGGCCGTGGCGACGCTCGCGCGCTACCACGACCGCCTCGCGCGCAGCCTCGCCACCGTCATCGACGTCGTCGATCCCGACGTCGTCGTGCTGGGCGGCGGCATGTCCAACCTCGCGGGGCTCGCGGACGCGGTGACGGCGCGACTCCCGACGTACGTGTTCTCGGACACCGTGCTGACGCGCGTCGTGCGCAACCGGCACGGCGACTCCAGCGGCGTGCGCGGCGCGGCGTGGCTGTGGCCCGCGGGCGCGAACGCGGGCGCGAACGCGGGCGCGGGCGCCGCATGA
- a CDS encoding DNA polymerase III subunit alpha encodes MSSQREASALSSHASSSSALPSSAARSSASSSFYELHCRSAFSLLDGASLPEMLVARALAVGLPGLALTDRHDLGGVVRFAEATREAGLAGIVGAEIDVAWDDDGADAAPLVLLAESRAGYANVSTLVTRARMERPRGRPCVSFAELAAHAGGVYALTGGPRGRVPALLAHGRSDDARRALGRLRDAFDGRVAVECWDHGLAEERALTADLVVLARAVGAPWVVANDVRYADPGARVAHDVLCALRHGRPLDAMGTRLPPNGEWYLKGPAAVARRWRHAPEGVRESVAIAERCTFRLEQLRPTLPAFPLPPGVDADTYLAELVETHARDRWGEGTGTRRTAAHDRQLAHELAVIRRLGLAGYFLIVYDIVRFARREGILCQGRGSAANSAVCYCLGITAVDPVAMNLLFERFLSEDRQEAPDIDLDFAHRERERVIQYVYAKYGRAHAAMVCEQITWRGRSAVRDAARALGFSTAQGDALSAFSDRFSARATADALRAGLPAASVARTLGDGMVRGTEATTRARAVKDAARRVVAAPLDAPRVELPYDPTRADVRGTPAHDEALRRFHDARAQAATGAPWQDPHAAPTPEERRNPTTAVLPTAPAPENGVLARAGLDARDPRVRVLADVVDGLHQLPRHRSIHVGGFVLTAEPLATVVPVEPASMPGRTVIQWEKDDLDPVRLVKIDLLGLGMLTVLQDCLLYLRGTRGLALDLAQLPTDDPDVYEMMCRADTIGVFQIESRAQMNTLPRLQPRCFYDLVVEVALIRPGPIQGDMVHPYLRRRAGLEDVTFPHESLRPVLERTMGVPLFQEQGMQVAIAAAGFTPGEADALRRAMGHKRSHEKMAEICEKLVAGMARNGIPEETARRIYNQIHAFADYGFPESHAASFALLVYASAYMKHHYAPEFLCALLNAQPMGFYAPGTLIEDAKRHGVRVLPVDVTRSAFDSTFESDRGAAPAVRLGLRLVRGLGSRARARLEAAVANGAFRSIDDLVARAGLDRRALRVLAEAGALDAFVPDEPQLRRRRAAVWRLLEAERGDAGPLAPRARTLDVPAAVPAMTPYELTEADYRVTGVSLVGHPMAHLRELLAPNGVRTARAAVQDGRDGELVAVAGLVICRQRPGTAKGFVFLTLEDETGTINVVINPKRFEREALLISTSPLLLIRGRLQVEGTAPHAVVNVRADRFRRLEAPVGAEHARGHDFR; translated from the coding sequence GTGAGCTCCCAGCGCGAAGCATCCGCCCTCTCGTCTCACGCTTCATCGTCCTCCGCCCTTCCGTCCTCCGCCGCTCGGTCTTCCGCTTCATCAAGCTTCTACGAGTTGCACTGCCGCTCGGCGTTCTCGTTGCTCGACGGCGCATCGCTTCCCGAGATGCTGGTGGCGCGCGCGCTGGCGGTCGGGCTGCCGGGGCTCGCGCTCACCGACCGGCACGACCTGGGCGGCGTGGTGCGATTCGCGGAGGCGACGCGCGAGGCGGGGCTGGCGGGGATCGTGGGCGCGGAGATCGACGTCGCGTGGGACGACGACGGCGCCGACGCCGCGCCGCTCGTCCTGCTCGCGGAGTCGCGCGCCGGCTACGCCAACGTCTCGACCCTCGTCACGCGCGCGCGCATGGAGCGGCCGCGCGGGCGGCCGTGCGTGTCGTTCGCGGAGCTGGCCGCGCACGCGGGCGGCGTGTACGCGCTCACCGGCGGGCCACGCGGCCGCGTCCCCGCGCTGCTCGCGCACGGTCGCAGCGACGACGCGCGCCGCGCGCTCGGCCGCCTGCGCGACGCGTTCGACGGGCGCGTGGCGGTGGAGTGCTGGGACCACGGGCTGGCCGAGGAGCGCGCGCTCACGGCCGATCTCGTCGTGCTCGCGCGCGCGGTCGGCGCGCCGTGGGTGGTGGCGAACGACGTGCGCTACGCCGATCCCGGCGCGCGCGTCGCGCACGACGTGCTGTGCGCGCTGCGCCACGGGCGCCCGCTGGACGCGATGGGCACGCGCCTGCCGCCGAACGGCGAGTGGTACCTCAAGGGCCCGGCCGCCGTCGCGCGCCGCTGGCGCCACGCGCCCGAGGGCGTGCGCGAGAGCGTGGCGATCGCCGAGCGGTGCACGTTCCGCCTGGAGCAGCTGCGGCCCACGCTGCCGGCGTTCCCGCTGCCGCCGGGCGTCGACGCCGACACGTACCTGGCCGAGCTGGTGGAGACCCACGCGCGCGACCGGTGGGGCGAGGGCACGGGCACGCGGCGCACCGCCGCGCACGACCGGCAGCTGGCGCACGAGCTGGCGGTGATCCGGCGGCTGGGGCTCGCGGGCTACTTCCTGATCGTCTACGATATCGTGCGCTTCGCGCGCCGCGAGGGGATCCTCTGCCAGGGGCGCGGCTCCGCGGCCAACAGCGCGGTGTGCTACTGCCTGGGCATCACCGCGGTGGATCCCGTGGCGATGAACCTCCTGTTCGAGCGCTTCCTGAGCGAGGACCGGCAGGAGGCGCCCGACATCGACCTCGACTTCGCGCACCGCGAGCGCGAGCGCGTGATCCAGTACGTGTACGCGAAGTACGGGCGCGCGCACGCGGCGATGGTGTGCGAGCAGATCACGTGGCGCGGCCGCAGCGCGGTGCGCGACGCGGCGCGCGCGCTCGGCTTCTCGACCGCGCAGGGCGACGCGCTGAGCGCGTTCAGCGATCGCTTCTCCGCGCGGGCGACGGCGGACGCGCTGCGCGCGGGGCTGCCCGCGGCATCCGTCGCGCGCACGCTCGGCGACGGCATGGTGCGCGGCACCGAGGCCACCACGCGGGCGCGCGCCGTGAAGGACGCGGCACGGCGCGTCGTGGCGGCGCCGCTGGACGCACCGCGCGTCGAGCTGCCGTACGACCCCACGCGCGCCGACGTCCGCGGCACGCCCGCGCACGACGAGGCGCTGCGCCGCTTCCATGATGCGCGTGCCCAGGCGGCCACCGGCGCTCCGTGGCAGGATCCCCATGCCGCGCCCACGCCCGAGGAGCGCCGCAACCCCACGACCGCGGTGCTGCCGACCGCGCCCGCGCCGGAGAACGGCGTGCTCGCGCGCGCGGGGCTCGACGCGCGCGACCCGCGCGTGCGCGTGCTCGCCGACGTCGTCGACGGGCTGCATCAGCTGCCGCGCCACCGCTCCATCCACGTCGGCGGCTTCGTGCTGACGGCCGAGCCGCTGGCGACCGTCGTGCCGGTGGAGCCGGCGTCGATGCCGGGGCGCACCGTCATCCAGTGGGAGAAGGACGACCTCGATCCCGTGCGGCTGGTGAAGATCGACCTGCTCGGCCTCGGCATGCTGACGGTGCTGCAGGACTGCCTGCTGTACCTGCGCGGCACGCGCGGCCTGGCGCTCGACCTCGCGCAGCTCCCGACGGACGACCCCGACGTCTACGAGATGATGTGCCGCGCCGACACGATCGGCGTGTTCCAGATCGAGAGCCGCGCGCAGATGAACACGCTGCCGCGCCTGCAGCCGCGCTGCTTCTACGACCTCGTGGTGGAGGTGGCGCTCATCCGCCCGGGACCGATCCAGGGCGACATGGTGCATCCGTACCTGCGCCGCCGCGCCGGGCTGGAGGACGTGACGTTCCCGCACGAGTCGCTGCGGCCGGTGCTGGAGCGCACGATGGGCGTGCCGCTCTTCCAGGAGCAGGGGATGCAGGTCGCGATCGCGGCCGCGGGCTTCACGCCCGGCGAGGCCGACGCGCTGCGCCGCGCGATGGGGCACAAGCGCAGCCACGAGAAGATGGCGGAGATCTGCGAGAAGCTGGTCGCGGGGATGGCGCGCAACGGGATCCCGGAGGAGACCGCGCGAAGGATCTACAACCAGATCCATGCCTTCGCCGACTACGGCTTCCCCGAGAGCCACGCCGCCAGCTTCGCGCTGCTGGTCTACGCGTCGGCGTACATGAAGCACCACTACGCGCCGGAGTTCCTGTGCGCGCTGCTGAACGCGCAGCCGATGGGTTTCTACGCGCCGGGGACGCTGATCGAGGACGCGAAGCGGCATGGGGTGCGGGTGCTGCCGGTGGACGTCACGCGGTCGGCGTTCGACTCGACGTTCGAATCCGACCGCGGCGCGGCGCCCGCAGTCCGCCTGGGGCTACGACTCGTGCGCGGACTGGGAAGCCGGGCGCGCGCCCGACTGGAAGCGGCGGTCGCCAACGGCGCGTTCAGGTCCATCGACGATCTCGTCGCCCGCGCGGGGCTCGACCGGCGCGCGCTGCGCGTGCTCGCGGAGGCGGGCGCGCTCGACGCGTTCGTGCCCGACGAGCCGCAGCTGCGGCGGCGGCGCGCGGCCGTGTGGCGGCTGCTGGAGGCGGAGCGCGGCGACGCCGGCCCGCTGGCGCCGCGCGCGCGCACGCTCGACGTGCCGGCGGCCGTGCCCGCGATGACGCCCTACGAGCTGACCGAGGCCGACTACCGCGTCACCGGCGTCTCGCTCGTGGGCCACCCGATGGCGCACCTGCGCGAGCTGCTCGCGCCCAACGGCGTGCGCACCGCGCGCGCGGCCGTGCAGGACGGGCGCGACGGCGAGCTGGTGGCGGTCGCGGGGCTCGTCATCTGCCGGCAGCGGCCGGGCACCGCCAAGGGCTTCGTCTTCCTCACGCTCGAGGACGAGACGGGGACGATCAACGTCGTCATCAACCCGAAGCGCTTCGAGCGCGAGGCGCTGCTCATCTCGACGTCGCCGCTGCTGCTGATCCGCGGGCGGCTGCAGGTCGAGGGCACGGCGCCGCACGCCGTCGTCAACGTGCGCGCCGACCGCTTCCGCCGGCTGGAGGCGCCCGTGGGGGCCGAGCATGCGCGCGGCCACGACTTCCGCTGA